The following proteins are co-located in the Schistocerca nitens isolate TAMUIC-IGC-003100 chromosome 2, iqSchNite1.1, whole genome shotgun sequence genome:
- the LOC126234465 gene encoding PI-PLC X domain-containing protein 3, whose product MIKEKYGDSDTATSPVILDLENWMSDLPEELQNLPIICLAIPGTHDSGSSSITRMSPIAPDSGPLVRRLGKIFGPIVKFLVYNWVVTQQTSLTEQLKDGIRYFDLRVATKKNCKELYFVHGLYGSEISSLLQEVRAFLDTHQGEVVILDFQHFYNFSIEDHSQLVSLLDCVFNGMICPAISDVKSISLSWMREKGFQVIVIYRDAAGQGFWPARRWPTPWPDTTSPQKMLTFLTETLNRRPAGSGFVSQCVLTPNIKFVLCNPLSTLKKTCGEPCNRAVLPWIEKQCPGPAGINVIIADFVHAKGFPFTETVIMLNLRLLQNNRESEKTNYEMEIYSSEN is encoded by the exons ATGATCAAAGAAAAATACGGCGATTCGGACACAGCTACTAGTCCGGTCATTCTCGATTTAGAGAATTGGATGTCAGACCTCCCAGAAGAGTTGCAAAATTTGCCGATAATATGTCTGGCAATACCAG GTACTCATGACTCTGGTAGCAGCTCCATTACTCGAATGTCACCCATTGCCCCGGATTCAGGACCCCTTGTGCGGAGATTGGGGAAGATATTTGGACCAATTGTTAAATTCCTGGTTTACAACTGGGTTGTCACTCAGCAAACCTCTCTTACTGAACAACTGAAAGATGGTATCAG GTATTTTGATTTGCGAGTTGCAACAAAAAAGAACTGTAAGGAACTTTACTTTGTACATGGTTTGTACGGCAGTGAGATAAGTTCGCTGTTACAAGAAGTGCGTGCATTTCTTGACACACATCAAGGAGAAGTGGTGATTCTTGACTTccaacatttttataatttctcaatTGAAGATCATAGTCAGCTTGTATCACTTTTGGATTGTGTCTTTAATGGCATGATCTGTCCAGCTATTAGTGATGTGAAAAGTATTAGTCTTTCTTGGATGAGAGAGAAAGGGTTCCAAGTGATTGTAATATACAGGGATGCTGCAGGGCAAGGGTTTTGGCCAGCACGGCGCTGGCCTACTCCCTGGCCAGATACGACATCCCCACAGAAGATGCTTACCTTCCTCACAGAGACACTGAATCGACGTCCTGCAGGGTCTGGGTTTGTTAGTCAGTGTGTACTTACACCTAATATAAAGTTTGTACTGTGTAATCCATTATCCACATTGAAGAAAACGTGCGGTGAACCGTGCAACCGAGCTGTACTGCCTTGGATAGAAAAACAGTGCCCTGGTCCTGCTGGAATCAATGTCATAATAGCTGACTTCGTACACGCCAAAGGTTTCCCATTCACAGAGACAGTTATCATGCTTAACCTCAGACTGTTGCAAAATAATCGAGAATCTGAGAAGACCAACTACGAAATGGAAATTTATAGCTCAGAAAATTAA